A stretch of the Arachis stenosperma cultivar V10309 chromosome 6, arast.V10309.gnm1.PFL2, whole genome shotgun sequence genome encodes the following:
- the LOC130933294 gene encoding uncharacterized protein LOC130933294: MVEDFEGDDQKMDSIIDEFLSAFVSSPIGLDMETKEEEAQPPMPLVNNEEEIELEESYQEEEVDIEKPYKKVEVVREEHKGVELANSLEISLPRPLPSNTTFKWVKFLSLSFTFPLEYGLLETDGNLRTLCGIKSERKMVSGKYCPASFNMVRCSKFKRKGWYRAQLNGSRKLFGCFNENSKAEPPGWNNDDQLEDGCRNKIWDPGIYEDQFWELKACEELHQSLRNLLSMDRAYWKTKHW; encoded by the coding sequence atggttgaagactttgaaggggatgatcaaaagatggattcaatcattgatgaattcttatctgCATTTGTATcatctcccattggacttgacatggagactaaagaagaagaagcacaacctcccatgcccttggtgaataatgaagaagaaattgaattggaagaaagctaccaagaggaagaggttgatattgaaaaACCTTACAAAaaggtggaagttgtcagagaagagcacaagggagtagagcttgcaaatTCATTAGAAATATCTCTCCCAAGACCattaccatccaacacaacgttcaagtgggtaaaattcctatccttatcctttactttcccacttgaatatgggctactagagacggatggtaACCTTAGAACTCTCTGTGGCATCAAGAGtgagaggaagatggttagtggtaagtATTGTCCTGCAAGTTTCAACATGGTTAGGTGCTCAAAGTTTAAAcgtaaaggttggtatagagctcaattgaatgggtcaaGGAAGTTGTTTGGATGCTTCAAtgagaattctaaagctgaGCCACCCGGCTggaacaatgatgatcaacttgaagacgggtgtagaaacaagatttgggatccgggaatatatgaggatcaattttgggagctcaaagcttgtgaagaactccatcaaagcttgaggaATTTACTTAGTATGgatagagcttattggaagaCCAAGCATTGGTGA